A genomic region of Vitreoscilla filiformis contains the following coding sequences:
- the lpxB gene encoding lipid-A-disaccharide synthase: protein MDAPRVGMVAGEASGDLLASLLLTGLRQRWPGVHAHGIGGPKMAAQGFDAWWPSDKLSVFGYVDALLHLRELLQLRTALGDRLIAERPEVFIGIDAPDFNFGLETRLRTAGLKTVHFVCPSIWAWRGERVKKLAAAADHVLCLFPFEPALLAQHGVSASFVGHPLADAIPLDVPQAAARQRLNLPASAEVVALLPGSRRSEIRHIAPGMLQAAALLAKQRPALRFVLPVAPGLRPLIEPLLALHAPDVAVQVLDGQSHDALAACDVTLIASGTATLEAALFKRPMVITYRLHWLNWLYMRRRAYQPWFGLPNVLSREFVVPELMQDAATPTALAQAALAWLDDAPRRERLHQRFTELHHTLRQNTAHKACDALAQVLGR, encoded by the coding sequence ATGGATGCGCCGCGCGTCGGCATGGTGGCCGGGGAAGCGTCGGGGGACTTGCTCGCCAGTCTGTTGTTAACGGGTTTGCGCCAGCGCTGGCCGGGTGTGCATGCCCACGGCATTGGCGGCCCGAAGATGGCAGCCCAAGGTTTTGATGCCTGGTGGCCGAGCGACAAACTCTCGGTGTTCGGTTACGTTGACGCCTTGCTGCACCTGCGCGAGCTGCTCCAGTTGCGCACGGCCCTGGGGGATCGCCTGATCGCCGAACGGCCCGAGGTGTTCATCGGCATTGACGCGCCCGATTTCAACTTCGGCCTGGAAACCCGCTTGCGCACCGCTGGCCTCAAAACCGTGCATTTCGTTTGCCCATCCATTTGGGCGTGGCGGGGCGAGCGGGTGAAAAAACTCGCCGCTGCGGCGGATCATGTGCTGTGCCTGTTCCCGTTTGAGCCGGCGTTGTTGGCGCAGCATGGGGTGTCGGCCAGTTTTGTCGGCCATCCGCTGGCGGATGCGATTCCGCTGGACGTGCCGCAAGCCGCCGCCCGCCAACGCCTGAACCTGCCGGCTTCAGCCGAAGTCGTGGCGCTGTTGCCGGGCAGCCGGCGCAGTGAGATTCGCCACATCGCACCCGGCATGTTGCAGGCTGCCGCCTTGCTGGCCAAGCAGCGCCCGGCCCTGCGGTTTGTGCTGCCGGTGGCGCCGGGGCTGCGCCCGTTGATTGAACCGCTGCTGGCGCTGCACGCGCCTGACGTGGCGGTGCAGGTGCTCGACGGCCAATCCCACGACGCGCTGGCGGCTTGCGATGTGACCCTCATCGCCAGCGGCACCGCCACCCTGGAGGCGGCGCTGTTCAAGCGGCCCATGGTCATCACCTACCGGCTGCATTGGCTGAATTGGCTCTACATGCGCCGGCGGGCCTATCAGCCATGGTTCGGCTTGCCCAACGTGTTGAGCCGCGAATTCGTGGTGCCCGAGCTGATGCAAGACGCCGCCACGCCGACTGCGCTGGCCCAGGCCGCGCTGGCATGGCTGGACGACGCCCCGCGCCGCGAGCGCCTGCACCAGCGCTTCACCGAGCTTCACCACACCTTGCGCCAGAACACGGCGCACAAGGCCTGCGATGCCCTCGCGCAAGTCCTCGGTCGTTAA
- the lpxA gene encoding acyl-ACP--UDP-N-acetylglucosamine O-acyltransferase yields the protein MATIHPTAIVDPAAELHESVTVGAYSLIGPHVRIGAGTTVGPHCVIEGHTTIGQDNRIFQFNSIGAIPQDISHGGEPTQLVIGDRNTIREFCTFNTGTLKEEGITRVGSDNWIMAYVHIAHDVRLGSHTILANNATLAGHVHVGDWAVIGGLSGIHQFVHIGAHSMIGFQGHVAQDVPPFMTVEGNPLAARAINLTGLRRRGFSAARISAIKQMHKLLYRSGLTLEQAIDAMNALPTDAPAEAETATPVQGARIEAVVAGSVASDVALMTEFLAQAKRGIVR from the coding sequence ATGGCCACGATCCACCCCACGGCGATTGTCGATCCGGCGGCTGAGCTGCACGAATCGGTGACGGTCGGTGCCTACAGCCTCATCGGGCCGCATGTGCGCATTGGCGCTGGCACGACGGTGGGGCCGCATTGCGTCATCGAAGGCCACACCACGATTGGGCAGGACAACCGCATCTTCCAATTCAACTCCATCGGCGCGATTCCGCAGGACATCAGCCATGGTGGCGAGCCGACCCAGTTGGTGATCGGGGATCGGAACACCATCCGCGAGTTCTGCACCTTCAATACCGGGACGTTGAAGGAAGAAGGCATCACGCGTGTGGGGTCGGACAATTGGATCATGGCCTACGTTCACATCGCGCACGATGTGCGTTTGGGCAGCCACACCATCTTGGCGAACAACGCCACGCTGGCCGGCCATGTGCATGTGGGTGATTGGGCGGTGATCGGCGGCTTGAGCGGCATTCACCAGTTTGTTCACATTGGTGCGCATTCGATGATCGGTTTCCAAGGCCATGTGGCGCAGGACGTGCCACCCTTCATGACCGTGGAAGGCAACCCTTTGGCCGCCCGCGCCATCAACCTGACGGGCTTGCGCCGTCGGGGCTTCAGCGCCGCTCGCATCAGCGCCATCAAGCAGATGCACAAACTGCTGTACCGCTCGGGGTTGACGCTGGAGCAGGCCATCGACGCCATGAACGCCCTGCCAACCGATGCGCCCGCCGAAGCGGAAACCGCCACTCCGGTGCAAGGGGCACGCATCGAAGCCGTGGTGGCAGGCAGTGTCGCCAGCGACGTGGCCTTGATGACCGAGTTCTTGGCACAAGCCAAACGCGGCATCGTGCGCTGA
- the fabZ gene encoding 3-hydroxyacyl-ACP dehydratase FabZ, producing MSTTVMDIHQILKRLPHRYPILLVDRVVEMEKNVRIRALKNVTINEPFFMGHFPHRPVMPGVLILEAMAQAAALLSFASMDQDPGDDTVVYFAGIDGARFKRPVEPGDQLILEATIDRAKAGIYKYKGRALVDGLVVAEAELMCTMRKIA from the coding sequence ATGAGCACCACCGTCATGGACATCCACCAAATCCTCAAGCGCTTGCCGCACCGTTACCCCATCCTGCTGGTGGATCGCGTGGTCGAGATGGAGAAGAACGTGCGCATCCGTGCGCTGAAGAACGTCACCATCAACGAGCCGTTTTTCATGGGCCACTTCCCGCACCGGCCCGTGATGCCAGGCGTGCTGATTTTGGAAGCCATGGCCCAGGCGGCGGCGCTGCTGTCGTTTGCTTCGATGGACCAAGATCCGGGCGATGACACGGTGGTGTACTTCGCCGGCATCGATGGTGCGCGCTTCAAGCGTCCGGTGGAGCCGGGCGATCAGCTCATTTTGGAAGCCACCATCGACCGGGCCAAGGCCGGCATCTATAAGTACAAAGGCCGCGCCTTGGTGGACGGCCTCGTGGTGGCCGAAGCCGAACTGATGTGTACGATGCGCAAAATCGCCTGA
- the lpxD gene encoding UDP-3-O-(3-hydroxymyristoyl)glucosamine N-acyltransferase — protein sequence MRRLSAATAPRLAQIVADLGGELHGDGAVCIQAIAALEHAGVGDIAFLANPKLRAQLATTQASALIVRADCLALAQERGAAVIVTPDPYLYFARLTRWWAARTRKPAAVGVHPTAVVGERVQIHPSASIGPYAVIGDDVVIGEGAILGAQVCVGDMAEIGAFTRFAPGVRFLEGCRIGARGLLESGAIIGGDGFGFAPHQGTWEKIEQLGAVWIGDDVEIGANTCVDRGALDDTFIDDGVKLDNQIQIAHNVHIGKHTAMAGCVGVAGSAKIGAHCTFGGAAMILGHLEIADHVHISSASVVMRSLLKPGVYTGAFPIDENSNWEKNAATLRQLHTLRNRVRALEKQQNPTS from the coding sequence GTGCGCCGCCTGAGTGCGGCCACTGCGCCCCGCCTGGCGCAGATCGTGGCCGATTTGGGCGGGGAGTTGCACGGTGACGGCGCGGTGTGCATCCAAGCCATTGCGGCACTGGAGCACGCCGGCGTGGGGGACATCGCGTTTCTCGCCAACCCCAAGCTGCGGGCGCAACTGGCCACAACGCAGGCTTCAGCGCTGATCGTGCGGGCTGACTGCCTGGCGTTGGCGCAAGAGCGCGGTGCGGCGGTGATCGTCACGCCCGATCCGTACCTGTACTTTGCCCGGCTCACCCGCTGGTGGGCGGCGCGCACGCGCAAACCGGCTGCGGTGGGGGTTCATCCCACCGCTGTGGTGGGCGAGCGCGTGCAAATCCATCCGAGTGCCAGCATCGGCCCTTATGCCGTCATTGGGGACGATGTGGTGATCGGCGAGGGTGCCATCCTCGGCGCACAGGTGTGTGTGGGGGACATGGCCGAAATCGGTGCCTTCACCCGTTTTGCGCCGGGCGTGCGTTTTCTGGAAGGCTGCCGCATCGGTGCGCGTGGTCTGCTGGAGAGCGGGGCCATCATCGGCGGGGACGGCTTCGGCTTCGCGCCCCACCAGGGCACCTGGGAAAAAATCGAACAGCTCGGCGCGGTGTGGATCGGTGACGATGTCGAGATCGGCGCCAACACCTGCGTCGATCGCGGCGCCTTGGATGACACCTTCATTGACGACGGCGTCAAGCTCGACAACCAAATCCAGATCGCCCACAACGTCCACATCGGCAAACACACGGCGATGGCCGGTTGCGTCGGTGTGGCTGGCAGCGCCAAGATCGGCGCCCATTGCACCTTCGGCGGCGCGGCCATGATCTTGGGCCATTTGGAGATCGCCGATCACGTTCACATTTCTTCGGCCAGCGTGGTGATGCGTTCGCTCCTCAAGCCGGGGGTTTACACCGGCGCTTTCCCCATCGATGAAAACAGCAACTGGGAAAAGAACGCAGCCACGCTGCGCCAGTTGCACACCCTCCGAAACCGCGTGCGCGCACTCGAAAAACAACAGAACCCCACATCATGA
- a CDS encoding OmpH family outer membrane protein: MMNVLTKTLAAVALAGVALVAQAQDLKIGYVNGERVLRESQPAKAAQAKLEAEFKKRETDLSETGNKLRAAVEKLEKDAPMLSESERNRRQRELTEQQREFERRRRELLEDLNQRKNEELSAVMERANRVIKQIFEAEKYDLIVQEAVLAGPRVDITKKVIDALNASK; encoded by the coding sequence ATGATGAACGTGCTAACGAAAACCCTCGCAGCGGTCGCTTTGGCCGGCGTGGCCCTGGTTGCTCAGGCCCAGGATCTCAAGATTGGCTACGTCAACGGCGAGCGGGTGTTGCGCGAGTCGCAGCCGGCCAAGGCCGCCCAGGCCAAGTTGGAAGCCGAGTTCAAGAAGCGCGAGACCGATCTCAGCGAAACCGGCAACAAACTGCGCGCAGCGGTCGAAAAGCTGGAGAAGGACGCGCCGATGCTGTCCGAATCCGAGCGCAACCGGCGCCAGCGCGAGCTGACCGAGCAGCAACGCGAGTTCGAGCGTCGCCGCCGCGAGCTGCTCGAAGACCTGAACCAGCGCAAGAACGAAGAGCTGTCGGCGGTGATGGAGCGGGCCAACCGCGTCATCAAACAAATTTTTGAAGCCGAAAAGTACGACCTGATCGTGCAAGAAGCCGTGCTGGCCGGCCCGCGCGTGGACATCACCAAGAAGGTGATCGACGCGCTCAACGCGAGCAAGTGA
- the bamA gene encoding outer membrane protein assembly factor BamA, translating to MLFPSLTSFWRPVPACVVVACASLVQPAFAVEPFEIRDIRIEGLQRGDPGSVFGALPFRIGDTYSDEKGTAAMRALFATGLFKDVKIEQEGRTVVIVVAERTFISKLYFTGLQEFDKDAILKALKDNGIAPGLPFDDALIDRASQEIKRQYLSRSFYGVTVKTTKTPLERNQIDLTFDVSEGGIAYIEDVRVFGAQTFSEQDLLDMLDLTTSGWLTWYTRSDRYARAKLQGDMEKIRSHYLNNGFLEFDFTSQTPVGITPDKLHTEIDLQIAEGTSYIVDAVRLEGDYLGQEADFRQRVSIRPGQPYRADDVAATVREFMELYGTFGYAFARVEPRPEIDRARGLVTVVLRAEPRQRVAVRRINIAGNTLTRDEVIRRQFRQFESAWYDGRKIKLSRDRVERLGFFTDVIITTEPVADAEDKVDLLLTVVEKPTGSLMLSAGYSNAEQLTLAASVRKDNVFGTGNYLGVDFSTGKYSRSMAVSATDPYFTDDGVSRSVEVYYRTTRPVNSVGSAYQLATPGMAVRFGIPYTETDTIFVGVGAEQMRVGTASGIPNSYFLHVAEFGRNSSGFPLTLGWAREERDNPMAPTKGSYKRINLETSLAGDMRYARLNSQFQQYLPVTRKLTLGLNAEVGAGYGLQGRSYPVFKNFYGGGLGSVRGFEQSSLGNLDVTGAFNGGTRRVNLNSELYFPLPGSGNDKTLRIFAFADAGNVWAENQSMHWGDLRASTGVGLSWISPVGPLKLSYGRPVRYEATDKIQRFQFQIGTAF from the coding sequence ATGCTGTTCCCCTCCTTGACGAGCTTCTGGCGGCCTGTGCCTGCGTGTGTGGTTGTGGCCTGTGCCAGCTTGGTTCAGCCTGCGTTCGCGGTCGAGCCTTTCGAAATCAGAGACATTCGCATCGAGGGCTTGCAGCGGGGCGATCCGGGCAGCGTCTTCGGCGCGTTGCCGTTTCGCATCGGGGACACCTACAGCGATGAAAAGGGTACCGCCGCCATGCGGGCGCTGTTCGCCACGGGGTTGTTCAAAGACGTGAAAATTGAGCAGGAGGGGCGAACCGTTGTGATCGTGGTGGCGGAGCGCACCTTCATCTCCAAGCTGTATTTCACGGGGCTGCAAGAGTTCGACAAGGATGCCATCCTCAAGGCTCTCAAAGACAACGGTATCGCACCGGGCCTGCCGTTCGACGATGCGCTGATTGACCGGGCGTCCCAAGAAATCAAACGCCAATACCTGTCGCGCAGCTTTTACGGTGTGACGGTCAAAACCACCAAAACCCCGCTGGAGCGCAACCAGATCGATTTGACCTTCGATGTCAGCGAAGGCGGCATTGCCTACATTGAAGACGTTCGGGTGTTTGGCGCACAAACCTTCTCCGAGCAAGATTTGCTGGACATGCTGGATCTGACCACCAGTGGCTGGCTTACCTGGTACACCCGTTCCGATCGCTACGCCCGGGCCAAGTTACAGGGGGACATGGAGAAAATCCGCTCCCACTATCTGAACAATGGTTTCCTGGAGTTTGATTTCACGTCGCAGACTCCCGTCGGCATCACGCCGGACAAACTGCACACCGAGATCGATTTACAAATTGCCGAGGGCACGTCCTACATCGTCGATGCGGTGCGGTTGGAGGGGGACTATCTGGGCCAAGAGGCAGACTTCCGCCAGCGCGTCAGCATCCGCCCGGGCCAACCTTACCGCGCCGACGACGTGGCCGCCACCGTGCGCGAGTTCATGGAGCTGTATGGCACCTTCGGGTACGCCTTTGCCCGGGTCGAACCGCGCCCCGAGATCGATCGGGCCAGGGGCCTGGTGACGGTGGTGTTGCGTGCCGAGCCCCGGCAGCGCGTGGCGGTGCGACGCATCAACATCGCTGGCAACACCCTGACGCGGGACGAAGTCATCCGGCGCCAGTTCCGCCAGTTTGAATCGGCTTGGTATGACGGGCGCAAGATCAAACTGTCGCGGGATCGTGTGGAGCGGCTGGGGTTCTTCACCGACGTCATCATCACCACCGAACCTGTGGCCGATGCGGAAGACAAAGTCGATCTGCTGTTGACCGTGGTTGAGAAACCCACGGGCAGCCTGATGCTGTCGGCGGGTTACTCGAACGCTGAACAACTTACTTTGGCAGCCTCGGTGCGCAAGGACAACGTGTTCGGCACCGGCAACTACCTGGGGGTGGATTTCAGCACCGGCAAGTACAGCCGCAGCATGGCGGTGTCCGCCACCGATCCGTATTTCACTGACGATGGGGTGTCGCGCTCGGTGGAGGTCTACTACCGCACCACGCGCCCGGTCAACAGCGTGGGCAGCGCTTACCAACTGGCCACGCCGGGCATGGCGGTGCGCTTTGGCATTCCCTACACCGAAACCGACACGATTTTCGTGGGGGTTGGCGCCGAGCAGATGCGCGTGGGCACGGCGTCAGGCATTCCGAACAGTTACTTCTTGCATGTGGCCGAGTTCGGGCGCAACAGCTCGGGCTTCCCGCTGACCCTGGGGTGGGCCCGCGAAGAGCGCGATAACCCGATGGCCCCCACGAAAGGCAGTTACAAGCGCATCAACCTGGAAACCAGCTTGGCCGGCGACATGCGTTACGCCCGCCTCAACTCGCAGTTCCAGCAGTATCTGCCGGTGACGCGCAAACTCACGTTGGGCTTGAACGCTGAAGTGGGGGCTGGTTATGGTTTGCAGGGCCGCTCCTACCCGGTGTTCAAGAACTTCTATGGTGGTGGTCTGGGCTCGGTGCGCGGTTTTGAACAAAGCTCGCTGGGCAACTTGGACGTGACCGGGGCCTTCAACGGCGGCACTCGGCGCGTCAACCTCAACAGTGAGCTGTACTTCCCTTTGCCTGGTTCGGGCAACGACAAGACGCTGCGCATTTTTGCCTTTGCAGATGCAGGCAACGTCTGGGCCGAAAACCAGTCGATGCACTGGGGTGACTTGCGGGCTTCGACGGGGGTGGGGCTGTCGTGGATCTCGCCGGTGGGGCCGCTCAAATTGAGCTACGGTCGCCCGGTGCGCTACGAGGCCACGGATAAAATCCAACGCTTCCAGTTTCAAATCGGAACGGCTTTTTGA
- the rseP gene encoding RIP metalloprotease RseP, with the protein MTTLLAFLLTLGVLIVVHEYGHYRVALACGVKVLRFSVGFGRVLWRRTNAQGVEFTLSALPLGGYVRMLDSREGPVPPSWREQAFDQRPLRQRVAIVAAGPLANLALAVVLYAASAAWGVMAPKAVLSAPTAGSLAAQAGLQSGDWVQAWAAGEAEWQDVRAMPDLRWAVSQAVLNGQALRLRVSDSQGRHAHELRLATDTLAHQELDAATWARIGVGAPFSPAVMGALKPEGPAAQAGLREGDVVLSVDGRAVPDAATLREWVRSAPERVQRWHIERGAQRLELSVTPRRVEERDRVLGRIDAAVGQAPETVWVSESWPQALWQGVTRTGDMIGLSLRMFGRMLIGEASLKQLSGPLTIADAAGHSARQGVGDYLAFLALVSVSLGVLNLLPVPLLDGGHLVCYLFEGVSGRPVSEAWLLRLQRGGAALLLLMMSIALSNDVARLLGLP; encoded by the coding sequence ATGACCACGCTGCTGGCCTTTTTGCTCACCCTCGGGGTGCTGATCGTGGTACACGAGTACGGCCACTACCGGGTGGCTTTGGCCTGCGGTGTCAAGGTGCTGCGGTTCTCGGTTGGATTCGGGCGCGTGCTGTGGCGCCGCACCAATGCCCAAGGCGTCGAATTCACCCTGAGCGCATTGCCGCTGGGCGGTTACGTGCGCATGCTGGATTCACGCGAAGGCCCGGTGCCGCCCTCATGGCGTGAACAGGCGTTCGACCAGCGTCCGCTGCGCCAGCGTGTGGCCATTGTGGCGGCGGGGCCGCTGGCCAATTTGGCGCTGGCGGTGGTGCTGTATGCCGCGTCGGCGGCGTGGGGTGTGATGGCGCCCAAGGCGGTGTTGTCGGCACCGACGGCGGGGAGTTTGGCAGCGCAGGCGGGGTTGCAGTCCGGCGATTGGGTGCAAGCGTGGGCCGCAGGCGAGGCCGAGTGGCAAGACGTGCGCGCCATGCCCGACCTGCGCTGGGCGGTGAGCCAAGCCGTGCTCAATGGCCAAGCACTGCGCTTGCGCGTGAGCGACAGCCAAGGCCGCCATGCGCACGAATTGCGCTTGGCCACCGACACCCTGGCACACCAAGAGTTGGACGCGGCCACCTGGGCACGCATCGGTGTCGGTGCGCCGTTCAGCCCGGCGGTGATGGGGGCGCTCAAACCCGAAGGCCCCGCCGCCCAAGCCGGCCTGCGTGAAGGCGACGTGGTGTTGAGCGTGGACGGTCGCGCCGTGCCGGATGCCGCCACACTGCGCGAGTGGGTGCGTTCGGCGCCGGAGCGCGTGCAGCGCTGGCACATCGAGCGGGGCGCGCAGCGGCTGGAGCTGTCGGTGACGCCGCGCCGTGTTGAGGAGCGTGATCGGGTGCTGGGGCGCATCGATGCGGCGGTGGGTCAAGCGCCCGAAACCGTGTGGGTGAGCGAATCCTGGCCCCAAGCCCTGTGGCAAGGCGTGACGCGCACCGGCGACATGATCGGCCTGAGCTTGCGCATGTTTGGCCGCATGCTCATCGGAGAAGCCTCCCTGAAGCAACTCAGTGGCCCGTTGACGATTGCCGACGCCGCCGGACATTCCGCCCGCCAAGGCGTGGGCGACTACTTGGCCTTTCTGGCGCTGGTGAGTGTCAGTTTGGGCGTGCTCAATTTGCTGCCCGTGCCCCTGCTCGATGGGGGGCATTTGGTGTGCTATCTTTTCGAAGGGGTGAGTGGTCGGCCCGTCTCCGAGGCGTGGCTGCTGCGGTTGCAGCGCGGGGGTGCCGCGCTGTTGCTGTTGATGATGTCCATCGCCCTGTCCAATGACGTGGCCCGCTTGCTGGGCCTGCCATAA
- the ispC gene encoding 1-deoxy-D-xylulose-5-phosphate reductoisomerase, which produces MPRQRLAILGATGSIGTSTLDVAARHPDRYEVVALSAHQRVDDMLALCLRWQPRWAAMSDEAAAADLRQRLRGAGSRTEVLAGPAALVELAAHPEVDAVMAAIVGAAGLPSCMAAARAGKRLLLANKEALVVGGASFMAAVQAGGATLLPIDSEHSAIFQCLPEDRRTWGQRIHHIVLTASGGPFRQRDPATLHDITPDQACAHPNWVMGRKISVDSATMMNKALEVIEARWLFDLTPEQVQVVIHPQSIIHSMVVCRDQSVLAQLGTPDMRVPIAYGLSFPERIESGAQALDFLSLKALTFEAPERSRFPGLFLAWDALNGPAGSTAVLNAANEVAVEAFLAGRIRFTDIHTVNAATLDTLRVPQGADASVESLLALDAQARSHATTRVQALTR; this is translated from the coding sequence ATCCCCCGACAACGCCTGGCCATCCTCGGTGCCACCGGTTCGATTGGCACCAGCACCCTGGACGTGGCGGCGCGCCATCCCGACCGCTACGAGGTCGTCGCCCTCAGCGCCCATCAGCGGGTGGACGACATGCTGGCCCTGTGCCTGCGCTGGCAGCCGCGCTGGGCCGCGATGTCGGACGAGGCCGCAGCCGCTGATTTGCGCCAGCGCTTGCGTGGTGCCGGCAGCCGCACCGAGGTGCTGGCAGGGCCAGCGGCGTTGGTGGAACTGGCGGCGCACCCGGAGGTGGATGCGGTCATGGCGGCCATCGTTGGGGCGGCGGGTTTGCCGTCTTGCATGGCGGCGGCGCGGGCGGGCAAACGGCTGTTGTTGGCGAACAAAGAAGCCCTGGTGGTCGGCGGTGCCAGTTTCATGGCGGCTGTTCAAGCCGGCGGGGCCACGTTGTTGCCCATCGACAGCGAACATTCCGCCATCTTCCAGTGCCTGCCCGAAGACCGCCGTACCTGGGGGCAGCGCATCCATCACATTGTGTTGACGGCGTCGGGCGGGCCGTTTCGCCAGCGTGACCCGGCGACGTTGCACGACATCACCCCCGATCAAGCCTGCGCCCATCCGAACTGGGTCATGGGCCGCAAAATTTCGGTCGATTCGGCCACGATGATGAACAAGGCGCTGGAGGTGATCGAGGCGCGTTGGCTGTTCGACCTCACGCCCGAACAGGTGCAGGTGGTGATCCATCCGCAAAGCATCATCCATTCGATGGTGGTGTGCCGCGATCAATCGGTGCTGGCCCAGTTGGGCACGCCGGACATGCGTGTGCCCATCGCATATGGCCTGTCGTTCCCCGAGCGCATCGAATCTGGCGCCCAGGCACTGGATTTTCTCAGCCTCAAAGCCCTGACGTTTGAAGCCCCGGAGCGCAGCCGTTTCCCTGGGCTGTTTCTCGCTTGGGATGCCCTCAACGGCCCGGCGGGTTCGACGGCAGTGCTCAACGCAGCCAACGAGGTGGCGGTGGAGGCGTTCCTCGCTGGACGCATCCGCTTCACGGACATTCACACCGTCAACGCTGCCACGCTGGACACTCTGCGCGTGCCGCAGGGGGCCGATGCCAGCGTCGAATCGCTGCTGGCGCTGGATGCCCAGGCGCGCAGTCACGCCACCACCCGCGTCCAAGCACTGACCCGCTGA
- a CDS encoding phosphatidate cytidylyltransferase encodes MLMPRILTALVLLALLVPALLAASPLPFAALTLVLIGAAGWEWARLNGACPGVSLGLGALVTLLCGGAWAAGWASQAPAAVWWIATLCWVIGGGYALRCGPAMWPRLPQVARQVLGVVVLCAAWLALAGAHQRGLAFILSALAIVWMADIAAYFGGRALGRRKLAPTISPGKSWEGVWSGLTGVLVLAGALIVWERGAPEGAALSVFSTLWQQLGPGLALLAGVALVALSVMGDLVESLIKRAVGAKDSSRLLPGHGGVLDRIDALLPVLPAVMAFTSV; translated from the coding sequence ATGTTGATGCCTCGCATCCTCACCGCGCTGGTGCTGCTGGCGTTGTTGGTGCCCGCCTTGTTGGCGGCCAGTCCGCTGCCATTTGCAGCCCTGACCCTGGTGCTGATCGGCGCGGCGGGTTGGGAATGGGCGCGCTTGAATGGCGCGTGCCCGGGCGTATCACTCGGCCTGGGGGCCCTGGTGACGCTGTTGTGCGGTGGCGCCTGGGCGGCGGGTTGGGCCAGCCAAGCCCCGGCTGCCGTGTGGTGGATCGCCACCTTGTGCTGGGTGATCGGCGGCGGTTATGCCCTGCGCTGCGGCCCGGCCATGTGGCCGCGTTTGCCACAGGTGGCGCGCCAAGTGCTGGGCGTGGTGGTGCTGTGCGCCGCTTGGCTGGCGCTGGCGGGAGCGCATCAACGGGGGCTGGCCTTCATTCTGTCGGCCTTGGCGATTGTGTGGATGGCCGACATTGCCGCCTACTTCGGGGGCCGAGCTTTGGGGCGGCGCAAACTTGCGCCCACCATCAGCCCGGGCAAGAGCTGGGAAGGCGTGTGGAGCGGCCTGACCGGCGTGCTGGTGTTGGCCGGGGCGCTCATCGTGTGGGAGCGGGGTGCCCCTGAGGGCGCGGCGCTGAGTGTGTTTTCGACCCTGTGGCAACAGTTGGGCCCTGGGCTGGCATTGCTGGCGGGCGTGGCGCTGGTCGCCCTGAGTGTCATGGGCGATCTGGTGGAATCGCTGATCAAGCGTGCGGTGGGTGCCAAAGATTCGAGCCGCTTGTTGCCCGGTCACGGCGGGGTGCTGGACCGGATCGATGCGTTGCTGCCGGTGTTGCCGGCGGTGATGGCGTTCACCAGTGTGTGA
- the uppS gene encoding polyprenyl diphosphate synthase has translation MSVPRVVPRHVAIVMDGNGRWAKKRFMPRLVGHKFGMDALVQLVDHCAERGIEFLTVYAFSSENWRRPDEEVSGLMDLVLVGVAKYLQRLAERGVRIRMVGDRSAVSERVRQAWDQSEQTTAHNTRITLTVAFNYGGRWDILQACQRALREGTAPEALTEDHLARHMALAHAPDPDLFIRTGGELRVSNFLLWQLAYSEFYFTDCLWPDFNAAELDKALAAFAGRDRRFGGVAPAATGAGS, from the coding sequence GACGCTGGGCCAAAAAGCGTTTCATGCCGCGTCTGGTCGGGCACAAGTTCGGCATGGACGCTTTGGTGCAGTTGGTCGATCACTGCGCGGAACGGGGCATCGAGTTCCTGACCGTGTACGCCTTTTCTTCGGAAAACTGGCGTCGCCCCGACGAAGAAGTGTCGGGCCTGATGGATCTGGTGCTGGTGGGCGTGGCCAAATACCTCCAGCGGTTGGCCGAGCGCGGCGTGCGCATCCGCATGGTGGGTGACCGGTCGGCGGTGTCCGAGCGCGTGCGCCAAGCCTGGGATCAGTCCGAACAGACGACGGCCCACAACACCCGCATCACGCTGACCGTGGCCTTCAACTACGGCGGGCGCTGGGACATCCTCCAAGCCTGCCAACGTGCGTTGCGCGAAGGCACTGCGCCCGAGGCATTGACCGAGGATCACTTGGCGCGCCACATGGCCCTGGCCCATGCGCCGGATCCGGATTTGTTCATCCGCACGGGGGGCGAACTCCGGGTCAGTAATTTTTTGCTGTGGCAACTGGCCTACAGCGAGTTTTATTTCACCGACTGTCTGTGGCCCGACTTCAACGCCGCCGAGCTGGACAAGGCGTTGGCCGCGTTCGCAGGTCGGGATCGCCGTTTCGGCGGCGTGGCGCCTGCGGCCACTGGGGCGGGTTCCTGA